The proteins below come from a single Sorghum bicolor cultivar BTx623 chromosome 4, Sorghum_bicolor_NCBIv3, whole genome shotgun sequence genomic window:
- the LOC8063062 gene encoding putative multidrug resistance protein codes for MDAAGRRAKKVDAASLVALGSSVFVHADAAVDVALMVLGLVGAIGDGMATPLRLLVASRIANDLGSGPDHLQQFTSKINANVIRIVYIACVSWVRAFLEGYCWARTAERQASPMRSRYLQAVLRQDVEFFDLKPGWTSEVVTSVSNDSLVVQDALSEKLPSFAMYATTFAGSYAVGFALLWRLTLVTLPSALLLVVPGVSYGRALTGLARKIRDQYALPGAVAQQAVSSARTVYAFVAEKTTMARFSAALQESARLGLRQGLAKGFALGTNGIAFAIYAFNIWYGGRLVMYHGYPGGTVFVVSSLIVIGGVSLGAALSNVKYFSEATAAADRILEMIQRVPKIDSESGAGEELANVAGEVEFRNVDFCHPSRPESPVLANFSLRVPAGHTVALVGPSGSGKSTAIALLERFYDSSAGEVALDGVDIRRLRLKWLRAQMGLVSQEPAMFAMSVRENILFGEEDATGEEVVAAAMAANAHSFISQLPQGYDTQVGERGAQMSGGQKQRIAIARAILRSPKILLLDEATSALDTESEHVVQEALDAASVGRTTILVAHRLSTVRNADSIAVMQSGSVQELGSHSELVAKNGMYSSLVHLQHNRDLNEDTGEDGGTCGASPSAGQCNSNNGKMVSSASRSSSTRSVGDAGDGENADEKPKPPVPSFGRLLLLNAPEWKFALVGSSCAVLSGAIQPIFAYGMGCTFSIYYSTDHEEIKDKTRMYAFIFLALVALSFMLSIGQHYSFAAMGECLTKRIRERMLAKILTFEIGWFDQDNNSTGNICSQLAKEANIVRSLVGDRMALLIQTGSMVVIAFTVGLVISWRLALVMIALQPFIIACSYARRVLLKNMSMKSIQAQSETSKLAADAVSNLRTITAFSSQGRILRLFSHAQHGPHKESIRQSWFAGLGLGASVSLTIFSWALNYWYSGKLMAERLIAVEAVFQTSMILVSTGRLIADACSMTTDIAKGAEAVSSVFTILDRQTKIDPDNPKGYKPEKLIGDVEIVGVDFAYPSRPDVTIFRGFSLSMMAGKSTALVGQSGSGKSTIIGLIERFYDPLKGVVNIDGRDIKAYNLQALRRHIGLVSQEPTLFAGTIKENIMLEAEMASEAEVEEAARSANAHDFISNLKDGYDTWCGDRGVQLSGGQKQRIAIARAILKNPAILLLDEATSALDSQSEKAVQEALDRVMVGRTSMVVAHRLSTIQSCDMIAVLDRGVVVEKGTHASLMANGLSGTYFGLVTLQQGGKQH; via the exons ATGGACGCCGCCGGACGACGCGCAAAGAAGGTGGACGCGGCGTCGCTGGTGGCGCTGGGGTCTTCGGTGTTCGTGCACGCGGACGCCGCCGTCGACGTGGCCCTGATGGTGCTAGGCCTGGTCGGCGCCATAGGCGACGGCATGGCCACGCCCCTGCGGCTGCTCGTCGCCAGCCGCATCGCCAACGACCTCGGCAGCGGCCCCGATCACCTCCAGCAGTTCACCTCCAAGATCAACGCG AACGTCATCAGAATCGTCTACATTGCGTGCGTCTCCTGGGTAAGAGCGTTCCTAG AGGGCTATTGCTGGGCACGGACGGCGGAGCGGCAGGCGTCGCCGATGCGGTCGCGGTACCTGCAGGCGGTGCTCCGGCAGGACGTGGAGTTCTTCGACCTGAAGCCGGGGTGGACGTCGGAGGTGGTCACCAGCGTGTCCAACGACAGCCTGGTGGTGCAGGACGCGCTGAGCGAGAAGTTGCCCAGCTTCGCCATGTACGCCACCACGTTCGCCGGCAGCTACGCCGTGGGCTTCGCGCTGCTGTGGCGGCTCACGCTGGTGACGCTACCGTCCGCGCTGCTCCTCGTCGTCCCGGGCGTCTCGTACGGCCGCGCCCTCACGGGGCTCGCCCGGAAGATCAGGGACCAGTACGCGCTCCCGGGCGCCGTCGCGCAGCAGGCCGTCTCGTCGGCGCGCACCGTCTACGCCTTCGTCGCCGAGAAGACCACCATGGCCCGCTTCTCCGCCGCGCTCCAGGAGTCGGCGCGCCTCGGCCTCAGGCAGGGGCTCGCCAAGGGCTTCGCACTCGGCACCAACGGCATCGCCTTCGCCATCTACGCCTTCAACATCTGGTACGGCGGCCGCCTCGTCATGTACCACGGCTACCCCGGCGGCACCGTCTTCGTCGTCTCCTCCCTAATCGTCATCGGAGGCGT GTCGCTGGGGGCGGCGCTGTCCAACGTCAAGTACTTCTCGGAGGCGACCGCGGCAGCGGACAGGATCCTTGAGATGATACAGCGGGTGCCCAAGATTGACTCCGAGAGTGGCGCCGGAGAGGAGCTGGCCAACGTCGCCGGCGAGGTGGAGTTCAGGAACGTCGACTTCTGCCACCCGTCGCGGCCAGAGAGCCCCGTCTTGGCCAACTTCAGCCTGCGGGTGCCGGCTGGGCACACGGTGGCGCTCGTCGGACCCAGTGGCTCTGGAAAGTCGACGGCGATCGCGCTGCTGGAGCGGTTCTACGACTCGTCGGCCGGGGAGGTGGCGCTGGACGGCGTGGACATCCGCCGGCTCCGGCTCAAGTGGCTGCGCGCGCAGATGGGGCTCGTCAGCCAGGAGCCCGCCATGTTCGCCATGTCGGTGCGGGAGAACATACTGTTCGGCGAGGAGGATGCTACAGGGGAGGAGGTCGTCGCCGCAGCAATGGCGGCCAACGCCCACAGCTTCATATCGCAGCTGCCGCAGGGCTACGACACGCAG gTGGGTGAGCGTGGTGCACAGATGTCTGGAGGGCAGAAGCAGAGGATTGCCATTGCCAGAGCAATTCTGAGGTCGCCCAAGATTCTGCTCCTTGACGAAGCAACGAGCGCACTGGACACCGAGTCCGAGCACGTCGTGCAGGAGGCGCTCGACGCGGCCTCTGTAGGCCGGACTACCATCCTTGTTGCACATCGCCTCTCCACCGTCCGAAATGCCGACAGCATAGCTGTCATGCAATCTGGCTCAGTCCAGGAGCTGGGCTCCCACAGTGAGCTCGTTGCCAAGAATGGCATGTACTcatctcttgtccatcttcagcaTAATAGAGATCTGAATGAGGACACCGGCGAGGATGGTGGAACTTGTGGTGCATCTCCTAGTGCAGGACAATGCAACAGCAACAATGGCAAGATGGTCTCTTCAGCTAGCAGGTCAAGTTCAACACGGTCCGTTGGTGATGCAGGAGATGGCGAGAACGCTGATGAGAAGCCAAAGCCTCCTGTGCCATCCTTCGGAAGGTTGCTTCTCCTCAATGCACCAGAGTGGAAGTTTGCACTGGTGGGGAGCTCATGTGCAGTCCTATCTGGGGCAATCCAGCCTATTTTCGCATATGGCATGGGGTGCACATTCTCCATCTACTACTCCACAGATCATGAGGAGATCAAGGACAAAACAAGGATGTATGCTTTCATCTTCCTCGCTCTCGTTGCGCTCTCATTCATGCTCAGCATTGGACAGCATTATAGCTTTGCTGCCATGGGAGAATGCCTGACCAAGAGGATCAGGGAGCGAATGCTTGCGAAAATCCTCACTTTTGAGATCGGATGGTTTGACCAGGACAACAACTCCACTGGCAATATATGCTCACAGCTCGCTAAGGAAGCCAACATA GTAAGGTCATTGGTGGGCGACCGAATGGCTCTGTTGATCCAGACGGGTTCCATGGTGGTCATTGCTTTCACCGTGGGTCTTGTCATTTCCTGGCGGTTGGCCCTTGTCATGATAGCACTGCAGCCGTTTATCATTGCTTGCTCCTATGCTCGCCGTGTCTTGCTAAAGAACATGTCCATGAAGTCGATACAGGCCCAGTCCGAAACTAGCAAGCTAGCTGCTGACGCTGTCTCCAACCTCCGCACCATCACCGCCTTCTCATCCCAGGGCCGTATCCTACGCCTCTTCAGCCATGCCCAGCATGGACCACACAAGGAGAGCATCCGGCAGTCGTGGTTCGCAGGTCTAGGGCTCGGCGCCTCTGTGAGCCTCACCATATTCTCATGGGCCCTCAACTACTGGTACAGTGGCAAGCTCATGGCCGAGCGGCTCATTGCTGTGGAGGCAGTCTTCCAAACCAGCATGATTCTAGTCAGCACAGGGCGTCTGATAGCAGATGCATGTAGCATGACAACAGATATCGCCAAAGGTGCCGAAGCGGTCTCTTCAGTGTTCACTATTCTCGACCGCCAAACGAAGATTGACCCCGACAATCCTAAGGGGTACAAGCCAGAGAAGCTCATTGGAGATGTGGAAATTGTAGGAGTTGATTTCGCATATCCATCTAGGCCAGATGTGACCATCTTCAGAGGATTCTCACTGAGCATGATGGCAGGCAAGTCAACAGCCCTTGTCGGGCAAAGTGGCTCTGGCAAGTCAACCATCATCGGGCTTATAGAGCGGTTCTACGACCCACTCAAGGGCGTGGTGAACATAGATGGTAGAGACATCAAAGCATACAATCTCCAAGCCCTGCGCCGACATATTGGACTTGTCAGCCAAGAACCAACATTGTTCGCTGGCACTATAAAAGAGAACATAATGTTGGAGGCAGAGATGGCGAGTGAGGCAGAGGTAGAGGAGGCGGCAAGGTCCGCCAACGCGCACGACTTCATCAGTAACCTCAAGGATGGGTACGACACATGGTGTGGAGACAGGGGCGTCCAACTATCAGGAGGGCAGAAGCAGCGCATCGCCATCGCCCGCGCCATTCTCAAGAACCCAGCCATCCTGTTGCTTGATGAAGCTACAAGCGCACTGGACAGCCAGTCCGAGAAGGCGGTGCAGGAGGCACTGGACAGGGTGATGGTTGGCCGGACCAGCATGGTCGTGGCGCACAGGCTCAGCACCATCCAGAGCTGTGATATGATAGCTGTGCTTGATAGGGGAGTCGTCGTAGAGAAGGGCACCCATGCGTCCCTAATGGCCAATGGTCTCTCTGGGACCTACTTTGGCTTGGTCACTTTGCAGCAGGGAGGCAAGCAGCACTGA
- the LOC110434814 gene encoding vegetative cell wall protein gp1-like, which yields MTGGGLRQPRRGSWRGTSACTKGHPSSVRIHSAPDPDPATRSPTPPPAPPLPRTAAGRASLSAPGPDRAAAAPSRPCRLGRGPSPPAAPRPRPSRGPATPLPLPGRAGPAGPRPAPAAPRPQQPHPPPFVA from the coding sequence ATGACCGGTGGCGGGTTACGGCAACCCCGCCGTGGATCATGGCGGGGCACGTCCGCGTGCACAAAAGGACATCCGTCTTCTGTTCGTATCCATTCCGCGCCCGACCCCGACCCCGCCACCCGCTCCCCGACCCCGCCACCCGCGCCGCCCCTGCCGCGCACCGCCGCCGGCCGCGCCTCGCTGTCCGCGCCCGGCCCCgaccgcgcggcggcggcgccttcCCGGCCGTGCCGCCTCGGCCGCGGCCCTTCGCCGCCCGCGGCGCCCCGGCCGCGCCCCTCCCGCGGCCCGGCCACGCCCCTCCCGCTCCCCGGCCGCGCCGGTCCGGCCGGCCCCCGGCCCGCTCCGGCCGCGCCCCGGCCCCAGCAGCCCCACCCACCGCCGTTCGTCGCCTAA